Within Populus trichocarpa isolate Nisqually-1 chromosome 6, P.trichocarpa_v4.1, whole genome shotgun sequence, the genomic segment TATGAGATagtaaaaaagggaaaagaaagaggggtgggggggggggggggggacttGAAGAAAGCACTAAGAACTACATTCATGTTCGTGGTATGAATACCCAAAATTACTTTGGATCTGCTTCAAGGGAGTGGGAGCTTGAAGCATCAATTGCTATTCCCTCCGTAGATGATGCATCTTTTTCGCTGCGCTTTGTTGCATTAGGAGAAGATTTACAATTTGTGGAAGTAATATACTTGAGGCGGTAGCTGACAAGTGAAGGTCCGAAGACACTGTATTTCCCAGCACTGCTGAAGGCTGTTTCTGCATCAGCGCTTCTGCAGAAAACCACCTTAGCACGTTTGGTCTTCTTCAGCACCTGAGTCTCCGTTTCCTTTAAAGGTCCAAAATGGCTGAATATCCTGTTCAAATTTGTCTCGGAAGGAACTGCATCCAAGTCTGTGAAGTTTAGAATCAAAGCTGTTGGACATGGGGAGGAATCATCATTACGCTTCCCTTCCAAGTGATCTATGGGCTTGCCTGCTCCCAAATCAAGAATTCCACCAGCAATGTGTAGTTCACACTCCAAATTGGGTTCCAACTGAACAGCTGATTGTTTTCTGAAGGTCGGAATGCCGTCTTTGGTTGGAGTCTCCTCTGGAATTTCTCTTGCTTCATTCTTATTCTCATGAGATGATTGACCTTTAGGATTGCTTTGAGTCATCTTGTCAGTCCAATGAGAATCTTTCATATGCTCTGAATCAGTAGTTTGAGTTTCTACTATGGTTGATAATTCTCCAACATCACCACCAGAAATATGTTCCAGGGAGGACTGTACATGCTGCTGTGAATTGAGTGGATTAATGCAAACTGAATTCCTGAATTTCACAAAGAAACTAACTACAGATTTCAGGAAGTTGCATCCCTTCATAGGATCTCTGGCAACCAAGCAAAGCTGTGACACCAGCTCATCAGGCGAAGCTGATGTGGACAAAGATAGGAATAGAGAAATCAGGGATGAGAGGGGGAGAAAGAGCCAGAGGAGTAGACGAAGTAAGGGAGAAGAAAGATAGCCGAAATtcaattatcaataatttaggAAAGATTATAAAGTTCTAAACAGAATAAGACCCAAAGTACCACTAAATTTATAATAGCCTAAAACGACTGGATTTTCCCATAAAGAAATACAATACAAGAAACTATTATATAATCTCTAAATTTCCCatgaaaaatatcttaaaaatcaTTCCCCATCAGAATCATTCATTCTTGAAAACAGCATTTTACCTTTACTCTTTCCAGAGGTAGACTTCTCCTGGCTCTTAGTCTTCTTTGCATTTTTACGAGAAGTTGTATTAACAGATTTTCCATTAACAGATTTGAGTATAGGAGTCGATCCATTCAGTTGGCTTGCAACCCTGAGGATACTTTCTCCAACTCTATAGGTTTTCTTAGGCTGCGAGGAACCATTATCAACCCCTGATGAGGAAGGACTTTTGCTTTGTTTCATCATTGAATCATCAGAAATAGATTTAACAGCCTTCCTTTTCTTACCAGAGGATGATGTAGTCGTCTTGCCAGTAGCTTCACCATCCAAACTACATTTAGCTTTAGCAGCTGATGAGCGCCTTTCAGCAATAAGGTCAGccaaacttttttctttcttgcttggATGTTCCTTATCCCCAGAAATGTGCTTACGCTTGCGTGAAGAGTGATCTGCACTTTTTGGCTTCTCCTTTCCAGAGGATACAGACTCATCTTTAACCTTGGTTGCAGTATTTTCAACCATTTCACTGCCATGTTTAACTTCTGCTGATTGTGGAATCTCTGCATCACTCTCTAGCAGTTCACCAAGGATTTGGAATTCAGGCAGGTGAGAATAACCCTTCCAACGATTGAATACCAACAATTGGGATCGTGCTGTTACAAACTCCAATATGTTAATTCCACCTAACAGCAATTGGCCTAATTCTTTCACATACTCAATAAGTTTTGGGGGTTCAAAACAAGCAGCATTTGAGAAACTATCCCCACCATCTCTTCTACAAGATTCTTCCCGGATTCCAGGATTGACAATTATCTGAGTTTTTATCTTGCTATACCCAGGCATGCATGGACAAGCCAACCCAAACTCTACCCGTCTAGAAACCTCATCCAAAGCACAATGAACAGCATCATGAAAATCCTCCAAATTGCTCTGTTTCTCCAATAGTGAGAAGTTGCATCGGAAGGGCTTTATCTTTGACACCTCATTCCAAGCAAAAGTTTGATCCCCAAAGTATGCTATTAAATaactattctttttaaaatacttctTAGCCTTCTTTGACGCATCACTACGACCAAAAACTTGCCCGGGCCACCAGGGATGGCTCCTCACTTTACCCCATACCAGATCACCAACACTCAATCCTGCTTCTTTGGAAGCCATTTTTGTATTCACATCACCTGTAGCATTCCCATCTGCGACTACATCCACAACAAGATTTGACTCGTTGGACTCAAGGTTCTCATTTTCCTGCAAAACCCCTTCATCAAAAGCAGCGGCATCCTCATTTTCAGACTCAGAGTCCTTACCTCGTTCATCATCGATTTCCATGACCTGACTCTCAACACCTTCAGAACTAATCTTTGGTGAAACATTTCCAGGTTCTTTGTGAGGCGATAAGTCATTCGCATTGTCTACTTTCACTTTCACATCAGCACTTTTCACTTGGATATCATCCTCACCGACTGAACTAGAACTTGCTACGCCACAATCCCCCTCCTTCACTTCCTCCTCGATTTTAAATGAACTTTCTCCCTCTACTTTTCTTGAGTGTGCTACAGTTGTTTCAGCTACTTCTACTTCTTGTGCAGAGCCATCGTCAACACCACTTCCAGACCCATTTTCCCCTTCCAAATCAACACTTTTATCAGCAGAATCCATCTTTCCCTCCCTGCCTATCCCACCAACAGCAACCTCCTTCAAGTCATAATCCCCTTTAAAGTCCTTAACTTGATCTATTACAGCCTCCTGCTTCTGACCCTCACCATTCTTACCAGAGTCTATTAGGGCTTCCGCATCAGAAGATAAACCCACCTTAGTCCTTACTTCAGAGACATTATTAAACCCCTTAACATCGTTTTCTGGTTCACCGGAAAGTACGTCGGAGTTTAAGTCGATGCTGTCAAGATTTGCAGACATTTAACAATAAACCCTAGCAATAGCATAACCAAactatttcattatttatagaAAACCTAATGAATAGAAATGAACAAGAATTCAGCTTTTAACACATAAATGAACCCAAAAGAATAGgttgggaaaaagaagaagaagatgaagaagaagaagagaaacaagtACCTTTTTGTCACTCTCTTTCAGCTTTGTGAGCTTGTGTAGTTTGTTACATAGAGAGAGGggtggagaaagaaaaaagaaatattgaagAGTAAGGCGAGGGGCCTGACTTTTTGGTAACCTGACGGGCTATTTTATCTTGGGCACTGTTTATTGTTTAGACTTGACACGTGGAGGACATCAGACGGTCTGTTTTTAAAACCTGTTTCGTTTCTGGTGGCTAGTCATAGACCAGGAGGGATGCTGCTGGCTTATCGGCCCTCCACGTGTAAGCCATCTGCCAAAAATTGCATTGGCCCGATAAATAACCCATGACCAAAAGCCCACTTTGTTTCGTTTCGTTTCCCTTCTCTGTATCCCGCCAAAACGAGAGGAGAATTTTCGCACACATAACACATTTTATCGGCGGAGAACAACGGTCGGTTCTCTTACCGATCGGCGATGTACGGAACACATGGAGAGAGCGCGAGCAGAAAGAAGCAACACCACCACTACGCAAGCGACGACGTCGTTAACATATTGGCCACATACTGCCCTTCAAACGAGTTGGCTGTCGACGAAGAAAAGCTGATGCTCACTTGTCATCTCATTCACTTCTTTAGCAATACTCCTCCTGGTGAGGATCTCGCTTCTCAGGTCCCTCTCTATGTCTTTCCTTTGATTTGTATAATTAGCACTATATTATGAGAAATTGTTCTTGAACTAGCTTTGGCTTCCTAGAAATTGGAAATCTAAAAGctgtttaattattaatttctttatagaATCGTAGAAGGCGTTCATTAATTGTAAGGATATAGGCACATATTATAGAATGATGGTGACTAGTTAAGTGGAAAAGGGAGGTTTATTgcgattaatttaatatttaaatgatttaaataaaagaaaaatgaggaagaaaataaggtttttacttttttaggctgctgcttttgtttttgttttgacatTCTTAGCTAgtattaaatgtatttttttgtctaTTATATAAGTTTGAACCTCTCGTTAGGTTTTTGAGTTGCAGTGGTCGGATTTGTTTATGGATTATCAGTAAATTTAGGAATTTGATGTTTGAATTACGTGAACAGGTAAAGGATAAAAATGGAGCGTACTATTTGTCTATTGATTTTcaacaatttcaaaatataCGTGAACTTGAGGAATTCTATGCAACTTTAGAAGAGAAACCTAAAGTAGCTCTCTCGTGCATGGGGGCTGCAGTTCACAAGGTACACACTGACAGTAGTGGATAATGCTTGGaggtttctttcaatttttttttggttcaaggaaatttattaatgaattggAATAGGTGTTTTTGAGCAAATGCGAGGACAACTTCTTAGATGATGGCATGAAGATAAACATCCGTCTTCACAACTACCCTGAATCTATGATTGCTTTGAAGAACCTAAAAGCAGCATATATTGgtaagtttaattttatgtatgcattttttttttgcccccaGACTTGGATGAGGAAATATATGAATGGCATATCATTTGGTGACATGACAGACAAGCTTGTATCTGTGCGGGGGAGTGTGGTTAAAGTTAGCAATGTGAGGCCACTAGTGGTACAAATGAATTTCAACTGTGCGAAGTGCAAATACAGCATTTTACGTATATTTCCTGATGGAAAATTTTCACCACCAACTGTTTGCTCTTTAAATGGGTGCAAGAGCAGAACTTTCAATCCAATTAGATCTTCTGCTAGAGCCATAGATTTTCAGAAAATAAGGTAAGCGCAGTGATGCAAAGCATACTTCAATTTATCCCTTGAAGGATTTCCTTTGTCCCCTTAAAATGAAGAATATGTtgctgtctttgtttttttttccactcaaaACATGTGGTCTTCATCAGGCTACAGGAATTACTAAGATCTGAAGATCATGAAGAAGGACGGGTGCCACGAACAGTGGAATGCGAATTGACTGAAGATCTTGTTGATGCATGCATCCCTGGAGATGTGGTGACTGTCACTGGCATTATAAAAACATTCAATAGCAATTTGGATACAGGAGGAGGTATGATAAAAGGATTTCTTTGACACCCATGTGCCACTGTATTCCATCATCATACATGGAATTGTGCATGATCATTGTTGATACTTTGTGGTTAATGACGAGATGGTGATTTAGATCCACAAAGCTATAAGCACCGGAGTGAGCACCAATCTTAGTGCCCTTACATAAAAAACATCTTATGTGCATTatatcataacaaaaaattGCCGAGAGGAtgcctaaaaaataaagaagattcTTTACCACTGGAAAGAATGCATACCCTCTTGGACATGATATGCATTTGGTGGCATGATTTGCATCTCTATTGTCGGTCCTAACGCAACCACTTTAGctgttgttatatatatattcactctATGAAgttcatgaagaaattatagGCTTCCTTTTCTGACATATGAATGACTACAGGAATTACATGTACCAGTAAACAGAGAATCCAAAACGATGAGAATTGTAGAAACTAAATAGTGGCTGTTTCTATTTACAGTTTTTGAGcttcatcaaaaataaaattgctatTTCGTGTGATACTGCTTAGCCATCACCATCTGTTTAATTTATATACAGGAGAACTGATGTTCCACTGATCAAAAGAGATGCTCACaagttttgatatttgattgaaCACTCAAATTTCTAGACCACGACCCACTTTCTGTTTTTGGAAAAGATAATTATTTCTCCTATTTTCATGACAGAGTTATGGATAGATTACACCATTAAGATGGTATCAGTTCCAAGAAAACTGTTTCTATGTGCAGTCCCTAAACAAAGATATAAAATGTGATCAGTAGATCTCTGCTAAAGCAATCCTACAATGTGACATGGaactcttttttctattttgttacaCTATCATATAGCTGTTTCAATAACGAGACTATATCATTTCCTTATTAGCTTAAGCTTAAGaattttcttgagattttagGATCATAACATTTCTCTGAAGATTTGCACTGGTGGAAAGCATAAAGATCCGCAAATTGAGATTAGAACACTGGTTGACCGTAGTGATTTATGCTGCAGTATTGCTTTGTTTAACAGTCTAATCACGTGTGTATGCATAATTCTTTATGATTGATACATGAGTATTTAACTCTAGTGCACTTAATTGAAACTATTTCCAGTTGCTAATATAGCCTTCTGCAAGCCTTAATACTTTCAggaaaatcaaaaaacaaaaatcaaggattttattatttgtatctAGAAGTGGTCTCTATAAAAAACTCGAAGTTGCAATCTACATCTGACAATTTGCAAGATTCCAAATGTAATGCAAGAGCTACAGAACTGTCTGATCTGTTCTCATTCTCTCCACGAGATCTGGAATTTATTGTGAAGTTCTCAGAAGAACATGGTTCAGATATCTTCCGGCAAATACTTCAGTCAATATGTCCATCTATCTATGGACACGAGCTTGTTAAAGGTATTTCAAACTTTTGTGTGTTAAAGTGACCCCCTAATTTTATTCTGATTCATTTTCACCAGTGTCTCCAGcatcttttctgtttttgggaAATGTAGAATGTGCTGTGTGAAGGTCTTCACTCCTATTTCCCAATCTTTGTGCTTgtgctggaaaaataaaacaactttcTAAATCACTAGTAAATTTGCTGTATTTATCTTTGAAGTTTCTGATATTCCACTGTTTCTGTTCTCCAATACTAGTTTTTTTCAATGGTATCCTTTTCTGTAAAATGTGCTATCGAGTCTTGAATAATGCAATTCCTTGCAGTCTCTAAGTATGAACCACCTAGTTTTTTCAGGTAGTAAATTTGATTGGTTCCtaattattgtatttaaattCAACAACAAAGTTATGTatacttctaatttcttttttccttaaacaGCGGGGATAACATTAGCACTGTTTGGAGGTGTCCGGAAGCATTCAATGGATCCGAATAAGGTCCCTGTCAGAGGAGACATCCATGTTATAATTGTTGGTATGCTTCTAATTTTATCAgtttatattaaagaaatttatCCTTTAGAGCTTAGACAAAATCTAGATTAGAATGCAAAACATCTTTGCAAATAGGGGGTGCACAGGAAGAGAGGGTGGACTTGACAAACATTAATTCTCATTTTTAGGTGATCCTGGACTAGGCAAGAGTCAATTACTGCAAGCAGCAGCAGCTGTTTGTCCACGTGGCATTTATGTGTGTGGCAACGCTACAACTAATGCTGGCCTCACTGTAGCTGTGGTCAAGGATGCCAAGACAAGTGACTATGCTTTTGAGGCTGGTAGTTGATTGCTTCTTAACTGATCAAATTATGATGTATTGATTGCCTAATTTGCAGCCTTATGATTgtgaaaaatcaatgatttacTTATCATCAGGATCATGATTTACCATTGAAATGTGACCATGTGCGGTTGCACTTGAGAGGTAGTAACGAACAACAAATTTCTagaaattgaattattattctttttttttttgcagcgtTTATTTATATAAGATGAGACATAGGATCTACAGGTTAAGTAAATTTGTGTCCCGGAACTTTGTATGGTTCAAAACGATATTGACCTGTGTAGTATTCGGCTGTGAGATccatttgggggggggggggggtgtatAAGGTACATTTGGTGTTTTTCTGGTTGAAAAGATGGAATGAGGAAGGATGGATATGGTAAAGTGGGAGGATGGAAAGGAGAAAGGATGGATGTTAACTCATCCATCTAGTTGTTTGGCTAACAAGGAGGGCAAAGATGGAAGCCAATTTGCCCAAATTGGACAGATTGTAGATCTCAAATGAGGACggatttttcctttccttcattTGGTCTCAGTTCATGGTGCCAAATAAGGAATTTACGTCATCTATCCCCCCTCATCCATTGTCCCAACCATCCCTCCTAACAATCCTAACAAACACAGCCTTGGTGATTATGAAGGAAACTGATTGAAGAGTGATTTCTCTTTAAATTGTTGGCATTGCcttggaaattttttatttccattgtTACATAAGTGGTTTAAAATATAGAGGAACCcttcaaaactcaaaatatcCAAGTACTAGGAATTCCTTATAATGCACTGCAATGAAATGAATGCCATTATTGTGGCTGTAATTGAACCATGAAGCTAAACGTTGGAAGGAAGTAATTCATATAAAGAATTATGAGTTTCATTGTATCTGCATTGTTCATATATTAGGTATGCATGGTGACCAAAGATTTCTTCACTATCTTTGCCGTTAGTTATTATTCAATGACAAATCACTAAACAATTGTATCTTTAAACAGGGGCAATGGTGCTCGCAGACAGTGGACTCTGTTGTATTGATGAATTTGATAAAATGTCTGCAGAACATCAGGTTTGTGCTGACCACTTACCAATTTTTGGATTTGATCACATTGATCTCAAAGACCAGGTTAGAATTATATTGGGTTTGCCATTTTACCACAGTCTCTTCTAGAAGCTATGGAGCAGCAATGTGTCTCTGTTGCTAAGGCTGGTCTCCTTGCAAGTTTATCAGCACGAACTTCTGTTTTAGCAGCGGCAAATCCTGTTGGTGGTCATTACAAGTAATACTTTCTAAATTTTCATCTATGGTAATTCTTTGTTTTGACCATGCATCTTTAAgctataatatttaagaaaatgttCTTTGATATGGCAAAAATATGACACTTCAAAGATTAGGCATTTTCTGTTCTTAATACATCCCTAGTTTTTTAATCTTGCTTGATGGTAATCATATAGATGCTTGCATACTATAGCTTTCTCACATGGATATGTTGATTACATCTGAAATCTATATTGCAGCCGTGCAAAGACAGTGAATGAGAACTTGAAAATGAGTGCTGCTCTTCTCTCAcggtttgatttggttttcatATTACTTGACAAACCTGATGAAGTGCTGGATAAACGAGTCTCAGATCACATCATATCAGTAAGTTATCCTGTCTGGCATATGGTAGTGCATTCTTTTGCATTGAAAACATGCTATGACATTCAAGGTGAGTCTGTTCTGTATCATTAAAAGTTGTGCCAACAGACCATCTGTTGTCTACTACTCTCTGTCTGAGCACAAATGCCATGGAAATGAGATCAATTTCGAAGAGTTTTGATATGAGACGTGTTAGAAGTGAATaagcatgtatttttattttcaccacGTTGAATGTTTTGTATTTACTCTTTCAGCATTTTAATTGCAGCGTAAATCACATGCTCTTGGCatgtaattatattgtttttcaaacaaTGGAAAATATTGCTTGTTAAAACTATCACTGTCTCCAGGGCCAGATTAAAAAGATAATCTTTGAGTTCGTATGCATTTAATGATATGACAGACTCAAAAGCGTCTCTATTGCAGCTTCATGCTGGATATGGAGAATATTCACAAGCAGCCAAAAAGTTACGGACAGGTAGCCTTcctatttctttttctccttattTCACTTGGTGGTGGTTTGTGGGGGGTGGGGCACTGAGTAAGGTAGTGCTTCTTCCCACCGATGAATCTATTTTACCAAAGTGGAGTTTTATATTCTAACAAGTTATGCCTTCTGATCATGCAAAAATGCAGCATCACTGCATGGAGGCATAGATATGAGTGTAAGAAATGGATCCTTGGTTTCACGGTTAAGACTGGACCCAAAGAAGGATGCTGATTTTGCTCCATTACCTGGTCCACTTCTTCGCAAATATATTGCTTATGCTAGAACTTATGTCTTTCCTAGGTGGTTTTTTTGTGATCTCTAAACTGAGAGATTTCATATATTCTCTAGTTTGCAACTACAAATGCAaacttatttgattttgttgacaTAGGATGTCAAAACCAGCAGCAGAAATACTACAGAAGTTCTACTTGCAGCTTAGAGACCACAATACATCAGCTGATTGTACACCAATAACAGCGAGGCAACTGGAAAGTTTGGTGAGGCTGGCTGAAGCTCGAGCTCGGCTAGAGTTGAGAGAAGAAGTAACAGCCCAAGATGCAACGGTCAGTTTTGGTTGATATTACGAGTTCTTTTTAACACCATTTTCTAGTTGAGTTCAAACTTTAGACCAGTGAACTGTTTGGTACTTGTTGAAGTTAGCAAAGGGCCTTTGCAGAGTTCTACATAACCATGCTGCTGTTTGAGGGACCTTCACATAAATCTTGAAATAGACAAAAGCAATAAATCCGATTTAGAGCCCGAAACTCCTTCAAAACATAGCAGAGTTTGCTAAAATGGAAGACAAAAATATTGTTACACTTTGTCATGAAGCCCTAATTTTCTTACCTCTGCCGCTTTAGATGTGTTCTCAAGCCCTAAAATGTTGACCAGAACctgtttatttgaaaataatgtgGATAACAGTGCTATCTAAAGGACTTGAAGCTTTGCACTCGACCAGTACTTGGTTTGTTTTAAGTTTAAGACAATTGTAGTTTTTAGTCACAACTATTTAATGAATTTTGGAtcgatttttcatttttagcaTATGCCTTGCAGGATGTGGTTGAAATAATGAAAGAATCCCTATATGATAAATATGTAGATGAGCACGGCGTTGTAGATTTTGGTCGAAGTGGGGGGATGAGTCAACAAAAGGAAGCAAAACGGTTTCTAAGTGCCCTCAATAGGCAGTCAGAGTTGCAGCGAAAAGATACCTTTTCAATTTCTGTATGGACAATcgttttttcttccatttctaaCAAAGATTTGTTTCCTATAAAATTCATGCAAACATGTGTTGTTTTATTTCAGGAAATATACAGTTTAGCAGACAGAATTGGCCTAAGAGTTCCAGATATCGACACGTTTGTGGATAACTTAAACAGTGCTGGTTATCTACTCAAGAAGGGACCGAAGACATTTCAGGTACTATAACATGACAGTTCTGAGGACTCAGAATCACAATAACTTGGTAATAGTCAGAACCCAGAAGGTTCAACGATTTTGCATTTCTGTTTCCAGTAACCAAAGTAAAAAGGGATGTGAACCCTAACAATTATGCTAACCATCTTACTGCATGAATGGCTACTTTCTAAAGCACCAGAGCCATGATAGGTTACCTTAAGCACATGTTAGTTTCCGTAAGAAATCAGCAACTTCTGATTAGCCATCATATTGGTGCAGGTGCTAACATCTTCTTACTCCCGGAGTCAGTCATCAAGGGGGTAAGTTTCTTAAAGAAACtgaacaaattttgatttttcactgGAACTGGGAGTTTTCTTTGTTACTCTACCACATAGAGCAGGGACATCGTTATGAACTTCACTCGGTGCCTGCTATACAACCGACCATGAGCTCATGCGATTATGTCTAGTTAAAGCGTGAAACTCTTGATTGTAGATATGTAAAAGAATGCCATGTTGTTACACCAGGATGTTCTCAAGGTTAATCAATTGCGGTCTGGGTTTAAAGGCAGGAAATCTAAATTCCCTTCTCTGAACAGATTTGAAATAGCTAATAACTAATAATTCATGTGATGAGAACAGTTTTTGAATATTACCCTAACCATCTtatattttagtcatttttttcaCTCTGCAGCACGGTTTTGAATATTATACTTTCCATCCCTAATCAAGAATCAA encodes:
- the LOC18100232 gene encoding PWWP domain-containing protein 5 isoform X2 gives rise to the protein MDSADKSVDLEGENGSGSGVDDGSAQEVEVAETTVAHSRKVEGESSFKIEEEVKEGDCGVASSSSVGEDDIQVKSADVKVKVDNANDLSPHKEPGNVSPKISSEGVESQVMEIDDERGKDSESENEDAAAFDEGVLQENENLESNESNLVVDVVADGNATGDVNTKMASKEAGLSVGDLVWGKVRSHPWWPGQVFGRSDASKKAKKYFKKNSYLIAYFGDQTFAWNEVSKIKPFRCNFSLLEKQSNLEDFHDAVHCALDEVSRRVEFGLACPCMPGYSKIKTQIIVNPGIREESCRRDGGDSFSNAACFEPPKLIEYVKELGQLLLGGINILEFVTARSQLLVFNRWKGYSHLPEFQILGELLESDAEIPQSAEVKHGSEMVENTATKVKDESVSSGKEKPKSADHSSRKRKHISGDKEHPSKKEKSLADLIAERRSSAAKAKCSLDGEATGKTTTSSSGKKRKAVKSISDDSMMKQSKSPSSSGVDNGSSQPKKTYRVGESILRVASQLNGSTPILKSVNGKSVNTTSRKNAKKTKSQEKSTSGKSKASPDELVSQLCLVARDPMKGCNFLKSVVSFFVKFRNSVCINPLNSQQHVQSSLEHISGGDVGELSTIVETQTTDSEHMKDSHWTDKMTQSNPKGQSSHENKNEAREIPEETPTKDGIPTFRKQSAVQLEPNLECELHIAGGILDLGAGKPIDHLEGKRNDDSSPCPTALILNFTDLDAVPSETNLNRIFSHFGPLKETETQVLKKTKRAKVVFCRSADAETAFSSAGKYSVFGPSLVSYRLKYITSTNCKSSPNATKRSEKDASSTEGIAIDASSSHSLEADPK
- the LOC18100232 gene encoding PWWP domain-containing protein 5 isoform X1; this translates as MSANLDSIDLNSDVLSGEPENDVKGFNNVSEVRTKVGLSSDAEALIDSGKNGEGQKQEAVIDQVKDFKGDYDLKEVAVGGIGREGKMDSADKSVDLEGENGSGSGVDDGSAQEVEVAETTVAHSRKVEGESSFKIEEEVKEGDCGVASSSSVGEDDIQVKSADVKVKVDNANDLSPHKEPGNVSPKISSEGVESQVMEIDDERGKDSESENEDAAAFDEGVLQENENLESNESNLVVDVVADGNATGDVNTKMASKEAGLSVGDLVWGKVRSHPWWPGQVFGRSDASKKAKKYFKKNSYLIAYFGDQTFAWNEVSKIKPFRCNFSLLEKQSNLEDFHDAVHCALDEVSRRVEFGLACPCMPGYSKIKTQIIVNPGIREESCRRDGGDSFSNAACFEPPKLIEYVKELGQLLLGGINILEFVTARSQLLVFNRWKGYSHLPEFQILGELLESDAEIPQSAEVKHGSEMVENTATKVKDESVSSGKEKPKSADHSSRKRKHISGDKEHPSKKEKSLADLIAERRSSAAKAKCSLDGEATGKTTTSSSGKKRKAVKSISDDSMMKQSKSPSSSGVDNGSSQPKKTYRVGESILRVASQLNGSTPILKSVNGKSVNTTSRKNAKKTKSQEKSTSGKSKASPDELVSQLCLVARDPMKGCNFLKSVVSFFVKFRNSVCINPLNSQQHVQSSLEHISGGDVGELSTIVETQTTDSEHMKDSHWTDKMTQSNPKGQSSHENKNEAREIPEETPTKDGIPTFRKQSAVQLEPNLECELHIAGGILDLGAGKPIDHLEGKRNDDSSPCPTALILNFTDLDAVPSETNLNRIFSHFGPLKETETQVLKKTKRAKVVFCRSADAETAFSSAGKYSVFGPSLVSYRLKYITSTNCKSSPNATKRSEKDASSTEGIAIDASSSHSLEADPK